A single region of the Zootoca vivipara chromosome 2, rZooViv1.1, whole genome shotgun sequence genome encodes:
- the TATDN2 gene encoding putative deoxyribonuclease TATDN2, translating into MQPNRRRKIEWDSLSIGSPAKYRRLAKEVPSQPSPSSRSATYIEAATFRKAPESYKAFSRTSFTTADSSSDEIETNDGIDSMVRESPDHPLSNKLFLVKRPACDMSEENVTSSPGESLKQKIKQDDCSETGPSLTPSTERKGASKEAGAECGRRRMKDQDQGSRLIYRKALLAILGGPLRPRRETAPPNGTLEESLPKKVASESAGHLRRPSIASKLGEQQPGKESNCLKTIEKEHINISIRQDRKESHRLDGSSRRVSVVSSSEREKDFKQESTFQKAAAEDEHNISRHCGKEASRSKGSLRHIHALSRAEDEPEVEQESVFQKAAAKEEKKTSRHSGKVASKPGGNSRHIHTLTKFEDEPEIKQESIFQKVAAKEENSISRHSGKEAPRPAGSSRYTLSRSALSRFEDELEMEKEPKDTNISVGRSKKKDCREHCRSDDKFKSTPNLLQVDGEQKYKQESTNQQSKTDEENACASLSKKEYGRPGNQLRSVSEVSKYEGEELFKQGCSSEKTMTKYNSTFTKQKTVPKEKYVCPSSSDAHCGTAAKEFVNFQRTVIVESSPKPVFVDDHSSEVNEKLMGKERESSAESDWSDMEDAEPPSTFSQEDSIPNHSTPKTMDAKTLLATELVKYPSHLYNRRMSDYTKYWTSCSKPVDCSPFSFSSEDTSYASHLCDVSLDTSADSPSTTPKDKEPCMRVRPRSLGSQLVDEKNRRRSKELASCVPIFSTPRRKSESFVNQCVNQDLPDDLPKYLKEGFIDTHCHLDMLYTKTAFRGTFSKFRKTYSSSFPKEFQGCIADFCDPRTLNNYLWEDLLKEDMVWGAFGCHPHFARYYTDLHERSILQAMRHPKAIAFGEMGLDYSYKCSTEVSTQHKVFERQLNLAVSLRKPLVIHCRDADDDLLEIMKKCVPKDYKIHRHCFTGRYSAIEPLLDYFPNLTVGFTALLTYPSATEARDSVQKIPLSRIVVETDAPYFLPRQVPKTVCQYSHPGVALHTVKEIAQLKEVSLPAMLGILRQNTKRVYDL; encoded by the exons ATGCAGCCAAACAGGAGGCGTAAAATAGAGTGGGACAGCTTGTCTATTGGATCACCCGCCAAATATCGCAGACTCGCCAAAGAGGTGCCGTCACAGCCTTCCCCTAGCAGTAGGTCTGCTACATACATTGAGGCGGCTACATTCAGGAAAGCTCCAGAGTCTTATAAAGCGTTCTCAAGAACTTCATTCACCACAGCGGATTCTTCCTCTGATGAGATTGAAACGAATGATGGAATTGACAGCATGGTTAGAGAGAGCCCGGACCACCCTCTTTCCAATAAACTGTTCCTTGTAAAACGTCCTGCCTGTGACATGTCTGAGGAAAATGTGACGTCTTCGCCTGGAGAATCCTTGAAACAAAAG ATTAAACAAGATGACTGCAGTGAAACAGGTCCAAGCCTCACACCAAGCACAGAAAGAAAAGGTGCTTCAAAGGAAGCAGGTGCTGAATGTGGCAGGAGGAGAATGAAAGATCAGGACCAAGGATCTCGACTAATATACCGCAAAGCTCTGCTTGCTATACTTGGGGGACCACTGCGACctagaagggagacggcacctcCAAATGGAACCCTGGAAGAAAGCCTTCCTAAAAAAGTGGCATCTGAATCAGCTGGCCACCTGAGACGCCCCTCAATAGCATCAAAACTTGGAGAGCAGCAACCTGGAAAAGAGTCAAACTGTCTGAAAACCATAGAAAAAGAGCACATTAATATTTCTATCAGGCAGGATAGAAAAGAGTCTCATAGGTTAGATGGCAGCTCAAGACGTGTATCTGTCGTTTCAAgttcagaaagagaaaaagactTTAAACAGGAGTCCACCTTTCAGAAAGCTGCTGCAGAAGATGAACATAATATCTCTAGGCATTGTGGGAAAGAGGCTTCCAGATCAAAGGGTAGCTTGAGGCATATTCATGCATTATCAAGAGCTGAAGATGAACCAGAAGTTGAACAGGAGTCTGTCTTCCAGAAAGCtgctgcaaaagaagaaaagaaaacctctAGGCATAGTGGGAAAGTGGCTTCCAAACCAGGTGGCAACTCAAGGCACATTCATACATTAACAAAATTTGAAGATGAACCGGAAATTAAGCAGGAGTCGATCTTTCAGAAAGTTgctgcaaaagaagaaaatagTATTTCTAGGCATAGTGGGAAAGAGGCTCCTAGACCAGCGGGCAGCTCAAGGTATACATTATCAAGGTCTGCATTATCAAGAtttgaagatgaactagaaatggaaaaggagccaAAAGACACCAACATTTCTGTTGGACGgagtaaaaaaaaagattgcagAGAGCATTGCAGATCAGATGATAAATTTAAAAGCACACCTAACCTTTTACAGGTTGACGGAGAACAAAAATATAAGCAAGAGTCCACCAATCAGCAAAGTAAAACTGATGAAGAAAATGCCTGTGCCAGTCTATCTAAAAAGGAATATGGGAGACCAGGAAACCAGCTGAGAAGTGTGTCTGAAGTGTCCAAGTATGAAGGTGAAGAACTGTTCAAGCAGGGTTGCAGCAGTGAGAAAACTATGACAAAATACAACAGTACCTTCACAAAGCAGAAAACTGTGCCAAAAGAAAAATATGTTTGCCCCAGTTCATCTGATGCACATTGTGGTACTGCTGCAAAGGAGTTTGTGAATTTCCAGAGGACAGTTATTGTAGAATCTTCTCCAAAACCTGTGTTTGTGGATGACCACAGTTCAGAAGTAAATGAGAAG TTaatggggaaagaaagagagtccTCGGCTGAAAGTGATTGGTCTGACATGGAGGATGCAGAACCACCAAGTACTTTCTCCCAGGAGGATTCTATCCCAAACCACAGTACACCAAAAACAATGGACGCCAAAACACTGTTGGCAACAGAGTTGGTGAAGTATCCTTCTCATTTGTACAATCGCAGGATGAGTGACTATACAAAGTATTGGACAAGCTGCAGCAAGCCAGTGGATTGTtctcctttttcattttcttctgaagATACCTCATATGCCTCCCATCTTTGTGATGTTTCATTAGATACCTCAGCTGATAGTCCATCaactacaccaaaggataaagaACCTTGTATGCGTGTTAGGCCCCGGTCACTTGGTTCTCAGCTGGTCGATGAGAAAAACAGACGACGGAGTAAAGAACTAGCATCATGTGTTCCTATTTTTTCCACACCTCGTCGCAAGTCAGAGTCTTTTGTCAATCAATGTGTAAACCAGGATTTGCCTGATGACCTGCCTAAATATTTAAAAGAAGGGTTTATTGATACCCACTGCCATTTGGATATGTTATATACAAAGACAGCTTTCAGGGGCACTTTTTCTAAGTTTCGAAAGACTTACAGTAGCAGCTTTCCTAAAGAATTTCAGGGATGTATAGCTGACTTTTGTGATCCTCGTACATTGAACAACTACTTATGGGAAGATTTATTAAAGGAAGACatggtttggggggcatttggtTGTCATCCTCACTTTGCACGTTATTACACAGACCTTCATGAAAGAAGTATCTTACAGGCAATGAGGCACCCCAAAGCTATTGCCTTTGGAGAAATGGGGCTGGATTACTCTTATAAATGTAGCACTGAGGTCTCAACGCAGCATAAG GTATTTGAAAGGCAACTGAATCTTGCTGTTTCCTTAAGGAAACCATTGGTAATTCACTGCAGAGATGCTGATGATGACTTGTTGGAAATCATGAAAAAATGTGTACCCAAAGACTACAAGATTCACAG GCATTGCTTTACTGGCAGGTACAGTGCCATAGAACCATTGCTGGACTACTTTCCAAATCTTACTGTTGGATTCACAGCATTGCTGACATATCCATCTGCTACAGAGGCTAGAGATTCAGTTCAGAAAATCCCTTTAAGTAGAATAGTTGTAGAAACAGATGCGCCATATTTCCTTCCTAGGCAG GTTCCCAAAACTGTATGCCAGTATTCACATCCAGGAGTAGCTCTGCACACCGTGAAAGAGATTGCTCAGCTCAAGGAAGTGTCATTGCCTGCCATGTTAGGCATTCTaagacaaaacacaaaaagagtaTATGACTTGTAG
- the LOC132591702 gene encoding uncharacterized protein K02A2.6-like, which produces MATDSSFSPFKPASGDWEGYAARFNFLLQAKEVTNDAMKRATFFSVCGEETFEIARALLAPRDVATVSYKTIMERLKEHFSPQPSVVACRNAFYAKRQAPGETITGFVTSLRQAARLCNFSELENMLRDRLVGGLRNEMLQRRLYAKKDLTFQIALEEALATEAAERSTQEARPAPPSQPRVYHEDLTDESESDREEVHRVQRRTQAAHTPQQPRREGGNCASCGENHERRTCRFRNAECRQCRKLGHIARVCRARLTRRQASDDRPRSPRSHGTMHQGNSTEITDYQVFQLPHPSTEKIYIEVQIEGAPCRMELDTGSTLSIISARTLRELCPNGGPKLRPAPFTLRDFQKRKVPTMGVGTFRVQYRGRKQQLDLLVVKGPYVSLLGLAWFGPLGLAVTGVNRTSLQVDVDAICKEFPGVFDGALGRYTGPPIALQLDPAVRPIRHKARRVPFTLKPRIDEELDRLVEQGVLEPVPNAPWETPIVTPVKPNGSVRICADYKCTINKALTAHAYPVPVVSHVLATLAGSKIFGKLDLAQAYQQLPVDEATAEAQTIVTHRGAFRVKRLQFGVSVAPGIFQNLMDSLLKGIPGVTPFFDDVLIAGPTPEEFEDRLRSVLHRFQTAGLKVKREKCLLGVPQVDFLGFKVDAEGVHPTGDKVRAICEAPAPKSKPELQSFLGLLNFYHAFLPHKAAVAEPLHRLLDKRAPWVWGQRQRAAFQAVKDLLVSNSVLAHFDERLPVVLACDASPYGIGAVLGHQLPDGREVPVAYFSQTLAAAERNYSQIDKEGLAIVKGVKKFHDFLYGRPFTIVTDHKPLLGLFAPEKQTPQVLSPRVLRWSIFLAGYQYALIHRPGKAMGHADALSRLPLPETGPDPAPAQEVMTLELLPDRPIQAQEVAHHSTKDRVISRVLDWVWRGWPSSSPGPEFAGYTNRKHELSAHKGCLLWGSRVVVPQPLRKRVLTALHETHPGVVRMKALARSYVWWPGIDREIEAWVQHCQTCQESRPDPPRAPVQPWESARHPWSRLHVDFAGPFQGKTFFIVVDSYTKWLEVALVPSTSTAAAIRVLRKLFATHGLPDTLVSDNGTAFTSEEFQIFTAQNAIRHIRSAPFHPATNGQAERMVRTTKDSLRRMTQGDWEYRLAAFLLAQHSTPSTTTGRSPAELLMGRRLATRLDRLHPDRAQDEVVVGKGRNPRTFVAQDAVYAKNFGAGPAWVPATVTKVTGPVSYEVLTEGGQCWRRHCDQLRRRFPGGTREESGTEGSQGDSRAVRPVEREGWTGEAEAVGTEGRPEAGRTPEPEPQPSGSVAPDQTAPAQPAASEHEPEPEPLTKEHPRPQRTRRRPADLGDYECNFPGRTGT; this is translated from the coding sequence atggcaaccgacagcagcttctcgccattcaaaccagcatcaggagactgggaagggtacgccgcccgtttcaacttcctcctgcaagcgaaagaagtcaccaacgatgccatgaagagggcgacattcttcagcgtctgtggagaggagacgtttgaaatcgcccgggctctccttgcacctagagatgtcgctaccgtctcttacaaaacaataatggaacggctgaaggagcacttctcaccacagccctcggtggtagcttgccgaaatgccttctacgcaaagcggcaagccccgggggaaaccataactgggtttgtgacctccctccgccaagccgcccggctatgcaacttctcagagttggagaacatgcttcgtgaccgcctcgtcggtggcctgaggaacgagatgttgcaacgacgcctctacgcaaaaaaagacctcacgttccagattgctctggaggaagccctggcaaccgaagccgccgagaggtcaacgcaagaggcacgaccggccccgccatcccaaccgagggtctaccacgaagacctcaccgacgaatccgaatctgacagggaggaagtacaccgagtacagcggcgcactcaagcagcacacacaccacagcagcctcgacgagaaggagggaactgtgcaagctgcggggagaaccacgagaggaggacctgtcgtttccgcaacgcagagtgcaggcagtgccgaaaattgggacacatcgcccgggtgtgtcgggctcgactcacccgtcgacaagcatcagatgaccgacccaggagccccaggtcacacggcaccatgcaccaaggcaactcgacggagatcacggactaccaggtattccagttgccccatcccagcacagagaaaatttatatagaggtacagatagagggagccccatgccgcatggagctggacacgggttcaactctatccataatctcggcccgaacattaagggaactgtgccctaatgggggtcccaaactaaggccggccccattcaccctccgggacttccagaaacgtaaggtccctacaatgggggtggggaccttcagggtgcaatatcgagggcgaaagcaacaattggacttgctggtagttaagggcccctacgttagcttactgggactggcatggtttggacctctggggctagccgttaccggggtgaaccgcactagcttacaagtggacgtggacgccatatgcaaagagtttccaggggttttcgatggggcattgggacgatatacaggaccccccattgccctacagctagaccccgctgtacgacccatcaggcacaaggcccgccgggtcccgttcaccctgaaaccccgcatagacgaggaattggaccggctcgtggagcaaggagtgctggagccggtgcccaacgccccctgggaaactccaattgtcacacccgtcaagcctaacggttcggtccgcatctgtgcagactacaaatgcaccataaacaaggctctcacggcccatgcatacccagtgccagtggtcagccatgtcctcgccaccctggctgggtcaaaaatctttggcaaactggacttggcccaagcgtatcaacagttgcctgtggacgaagccacagcagaggctcagacgattgtgacgcacagaggggcattcagagtaaagcggctgcaatttggcgttagcgtggcaccaggcatattccagaatctaatggactctctccttaaagggattcctggcgtcacccccttcttcgatgatgtactgatcgccgggcccacaccagaggaatttgaggaccgcctccgctccgtcctgcaccgtttccagacggcgggcctcaaggtgaagcgggaaaagtgtttactgggagtgccgcaggtggactttctgggatttaaggtggacgcagaaggggtccatccaaccggtgacaaggtacgggccatttgtgaggccccagcgcccaagagcaagcccgaacttcagtcattcttgggactattgaacttttaccatgccttccttccccataaggcagcggtagcggagcccctacacagactcctagataaaagggccccttgggtgtggggccagcgacaaagggccgcattccaggcagtcaaggacttgctcgtctcgaactcggtcttggcacacttcgacgagaggctgccagtggtgctggcatgcgacgcctctccctatggcatcggcgctgtcctgggacaccaactcccggatggaagagaggtgccggtggcatacttctcccagacgcttgctgcagccgaacgaaactactcacagattgacaaggagggtctggcaatcgtgaagggcgtaaaaaaattccatgatttcttgtacggccggccctttaccatagtgactgaccacaagccgttgcttggcctgtttgcccccgagaagcagaccccccaagtgttgtctccacgtgtcctcaggtggtcaattttccttgccggctaccagtatgcactaatccaccgccctgggaaggcgatgggccacgcagacgccctcagcaggctaccactaccagaaacaggccccgacccagcgcctgcgcaagaggttatgaccctggagctgcttcccgaccgacccattcaggcacaagaagttgcgcaccattccacaaaagatagggtcatctcccgggtcctggactgggtgtggcgaggatggcccagcagcagccccgggccagaattcgctggctacacaaaccgcaaacatgaactgtcggcccacaaggggtgcctgttatggggaagcagggttgttgttccccagcccctccgcaaaagggtcctcacagccctacacgagacacacccaggggtagtgaggatgaaggcccttgccaggagttatgtgtggtggccggggattgacagagagatagaggcctgggtccaacactgccagacctgccaagaatcccgcccggatcccccaagggccccagtccagccctgggagtccgcccgacatccatggtcacgcttgcacgtggacttcgctggccccttccagggaaaaacattcttcatagtggtggattcctacaccaaatggctggaggtcgcactggtaccgtccacttctacggcggcagccatccgggtactacgtaagctttttgcaacccacgggctccctgacaccctcgtctcggacaatggaaccgcattcacgtcagaggagttccagatcttcacagcgcagaacgccatccgccacatccgctcagcaccattccaccctgccaccaatggccaagcggagcgcatggtgcggaccaccaaggacagcctccgccgcatgacacaaggggactgggaataccgccttgccgcatttcttctagcacagcacagcaccccaagcacaacgacgggccggagcccagctgaactactaatgggccggcgccttgcaactagactggaccgacttcaccccgacagagctcaggatgaggtagtggtggggaaaggcaggaacccccggacatttgtggcccaggacgcagtgtacgcaaagaattttggggcaggcccagcatgggtacccgccacagtcaccaaggtgaccggtcccgtgtcgtacgaggtactaacggaaggggggcaatgttggcgccgccactgcgaccagctacggcgacgattcccaggaggaacccgggaggagagcgggacagaggggtcccaaggggacagcagggcagtgaggcctgtagagcgagaggggtggacaggggaagcagaagcagtaggcacagaggggcgccccgaggctggaaggacaccggaaccagagccacaacctagtggttcagtggcgccagaccagacagccccggcacagccagcagcctcggaacacgagccagaaccagaacccctgaccaaggaacaccccaggccacaacgcacacggaggcggccagcagaccttggggactacgaatgcaacttcccgggcaggactggaacttag